The Daucus carota subsp. sativus chromosome 2, DH1 v3.0, whole genome shotgun sequence genome includes a window with the following:
- the LOC108207614 gene encoding short-chain dehydrogenase TIC 32, chloroplastic: protein MWIFGIKGKTGFSSNNTAEEVTEGIDGTGLTAIVTGSTNGIGLETARVLALRGVHVIMAVRNVKAGERVKDKLLKNMPDAKIDVMELDLNSQVSIRKFAQEYISLFLPLNILVNNAGINGPPFSISEDGIEQQFAVNHLGRFLLTNLLLDTMKKSASERGIEGRIVNVSSTLHAYGYKEGIRFDKINDEKSYNPTDAYGQSKLCTMLHILELSRRLKEEGVNITANSLHPGMVATNIRKDQSTVSKFIGVIGRIVFKNVQQGASTTCFVALSPQVKGVSGEYFMGNNQKSPKASSSMAKDTDLAKKLWDFSLTLTQPPQ, encoded by the exons ATGTGGATTTTTGGAATCAAAGGAAAAACTGGCTTCTCATCGAATAACACAGCCGAGGAGGTCACGGAAGGAATTGATGGAACCGGCCTTACTGCCATTGTTACcg GGTCGACAAATGGGATTGGATTGGAGACTGCACGGGTGCTAGCCTTGCGGGGAGTACATGTTATAATGGCAGTAAGAAATGTGAAAGCTGGTGAAAGAGTTAAAGATAAGTTACTAAAGAATATGCCTGATGCTAAAATTGATGTCATGGAATTAGACCTCAACTCCCAGGTCTCCATCAGAAAATTTGCTCAAGAATATATTTCCTTGTTTCTTCCCCTCAACATCCTTGT TAATAATGCAGGGATTAATGGACCTCCGTTTTCCATTTCTGAAGACGGAATTGAACAGCAATTTGCAGTTAACCATCTGGGTCGATTCCTCTTGACAAATCTTTTGTTAGATACCATGAAAAAGAGTGCAAGTGAACGCGGGATAGAAGGTAGAATTGTCAATGTAAGCTCAACTCTCCATGCTTACGGGTACAAGGAAGGGATTCGTTTCGACAAAATAAATGATGAAAAGAG TTACAATCCCACGGATGCATATGGACAATCAAAGCTCTGTACCATGCTGCACATTCTTGAGCTTTCAAGGCGCTTAAAG GAGGAAGGAGTTAATATTACTGCAAATTCACTTCACCCGGGAATGGTTGCTACTAATATTAGGAAAGATCAAAGTACTGTCAGCA AATTCATTGGTGTGATTGGGAGAATTGTGTTTAAAAATGTCCAGCAG GGTGCATCAACGACATGCTTTGTGGCTTTAAGTCCTCAAGTAAAAGGAGTGAGCGGTGAATATTTCATGGGAAACAATCAGAAAAGCCCCAAGGCATCAAGTTCCATGGCCAAAGACACAGATTTAGCCAAGAAACTCTGGGACTTCAGCTTGACCTTGACCCAGCCGCCCCAGTAG